Proteins from a genomic interval of Methanobacterium sp.:
- the trpB gene encoding tryptophan synthase subunit beta → MITDGKFGKYGGIFVPELLIPALEELEKAFLKYKDDEKFNQELDYYLKEFAGRPTALYYAQNLSEKLGCKIYLKREDMLHTGAHKINNTLGQGLLAKYMGKTRIIAETGAGQHGIATAVIGSLFGMPVDVYMGSEDVERQKLNVFRMELSGARVLPVETGSCTLKDAINDAFRDWVSSVENTHYLIGSTMGPHPYPTMVKHFQNIIGKETRKEILQKEGQLPDVVIACVGGGSNSMGIFSGFMDDEEVELIGVEGGGDGVETDNTGATLCKGTEGILHGSFSFVLQNDDGQINEAHSVSAGLDYPGVGPEHAYLQTTGRANYVAINDAEALHGFELLSKYEGIIPALESSHAIAYMEKYAKMPENKGKTIVVNLSGRGDKDMFLVAKEMGVEV, encoded by the coding sequence ATGATAACTGATGGAAAATTTGGTAAATATGGGGGAATATTCGTCCCCGAACTCCTTATACCTGCTCTTGAGGAGCTGGAGAAGGCATTCTTGAAATACAAGGATGATGAAAAATTCAACCAGGAGCTTGATTACTACTTAAAAGAATTCGCAGGACGACCCACTGCCCTGTATTATGCCCAAAATCTTTCAGAAAAATTGGGATGCAAAATATACCTTAAAAGGGAAGATATGCTCCACACCGGAGCCCATAAGATAAATAATACACTTGGGCAGGGACTTCTTGCAAAATACATGGGTAAAACCAGAATAATAGCCGAGACCGGAGCAGGACAGCATGGTATTGCCACTGCAGTTATTGGATCTCTTTTTGGTATGCCTGTAGATGTTTACATGGGATCAGAAGATGTGGAAAGACAAAAACTGAATGTATTCAGAATGGAGCTTTCCGGAGCCCGAGTTTTGCCAGTTGAAACTGGTTCATGCACCCTTAAAGATGCCATAAACGATGCCTTCCGTGACTGGGTGTCCAGTGTGGAGAACACCCACTACCTCATCGGTTCCACCATGGGACCCCATCCATACCCCACCATGGTGAAACACTTCCAGAACATCATAGGTAAAGAAACCAGGAAAGAAATCCTCCAAAAAGAAGGCCAACTTCCAGATGTAGTTATAGCCTGTGTTGGTGGAGGAAGTAATTCCATGGGAATATTTTCAGGATTTATGGATGATGAGGAAGTGGAACTTATTGGAGTTGAAGGAGGAGGAGACGGAGTCGAAACTGATAATACAGGAGCAACCCTGTGTAAAGGTACCGAAGGAATACTACACGGATCATTCTCATTTGTACTTCAAAATGATGATGGACAAATCAATGAAGCCCATTCAGTATCTGCGGGTCTTGATTATCCAGGAGTAGGACCAGAACACGCTTATCTCCAGACTACTGGAAGAGCAAACTACGTAGCCATAAACGATGCAGAAGCCCTACATGGTTTTGAACTACTCTCCAAATATGAGGGCATCATCCCTGCCCTTGAAAGCTCCCATGCTATTGCCTACATGGAGAAGTATGCTAAGATGCCTGAAAATAAGGGTAAAACCATTGTGGTTAACCTTTCGGGACGGGGAGACAAGGACATGTTTCTGGTTGCCAAGGAAATGGGGGTGGAAGTATGA
- the trpA gene encoding tryptophan synthase subunit alpha, with amino-acid sequence MSTHDLKVESYQEMFSRVKSKNEGAFIPFVVAGDPDFETSLEIVKTFVENGADALEIGFAFSDPVADGPTVQEADLRALKAGMTTQRGFEFIKRIREFTSIPIGLLVYYNLIYQMGLDEFYQAARENGVNAVLAADLPPEEAHDAVTASHEYGIQQIFMAAQTTSNERLQKISQLCQGFLYVVAVMGVTGARGDLELSTMELIERVKNHTDLPLCVGFGISKPEHVQNVVQTGGDGAIVASALLNIIQENLQDKEIMKEEIGAFCRELKEATHK; translated from the coding sequence ATGAGTACCCATGATTTAAAAGTGGAAAGTTACCAGGAAATGTTTTCAAGGGTTAAATCTAAAAATGAAGGTGCTTTCATCCCATTTGTGGTTGCAGGAGATCCTGATTTTGAAACCTCCCTGGAAATTGTGAAAACCTTCGTGGAAAATGGTGCTGATGCCCTGGAAATAGGGTTCGCATTTAGTGACCCGGTTGCAGACGGCCCCACAGTCCAGGAAGCAGATTTAAGAGCACTCAAAGCAGGTATGACCACCCAGAGGGGATTTGAATTTATCAAAAGGATCAGAGAATTCACCTCCATACCCATTGGTCTGCTGGTTTACTACAACCTCATCTATCAAATGGGTTTAGATGAATTTTACCAGGCTGCCAGGGAAAATGGAGTTAACGCCGTTCTCGCAGCTGATTTGCCCCCTGAAGAAGCCCATGATGCAGTGACTGCTTCCCATGAATATGGAATCCAGCAGATTTTCATGGCAGCCCAGACCACCAGCAATGAAAGACTGCAGAAGATCTCCCAGTTATGCCAGGGATTCCTCTATGTGGTGGCAGTTATGGGAGTCACCGGTGCCAGGGGTGACCTGGAACTAAGTACCATGGAACTAATAGAACGGGTGAAAAACCATACCGATCTTCCTCTATGCGTGGGTTTTGGTATTTCCAAACCAGAACACGTGCAAAACGTTGTTCAAACAGGTGGTGATGGTGCCATTGTAGCCAGTGCCCTGTTAAATATAATCCAGGAAAATCTCCAGGACAAAGAGATTATGAAAGAGGAAATAGGGGCCTTCTGCAGAGAACTTAAGGAAGCAACCCATAAATGA